TTGGCGGTTTCGAAAAAAATATTCAACGTATTATAGAAACTTATAAGAATTCAAACGACCTTACTGTAAAATCTACTTCAGCTCCATATCTACAAAAACTATATGTATCTTTTAACCGCCTGTTTAATGAAAGACGTAAATCTGAAACTGCTGAAGGGTGGTTAACACAATATTTCCCTCCAACGAGATTAGCACATCAATCTGACAGTGGAAGTACTAACTTAAAATATTGCACTCACTGGAAAGGACAAATATCTAAAATTAAAAGTTGGTTTCAGCAAAAGTTAGAAAAACCAATAAGTGAGGTAATATCTGCAATTCCTAAAAATTAAACAACAACATTTTGTTATGTTAATCTTAAGCCACAGCCCAGGCTCCATTAGCTGCTTTTTGAAGTTCTTTAACTTTGTCCAGTTCTTCCCAAGGAAGTTTTAAATCTGATCTCCCAAAGTGTCCATAACTAGCAATGCTTCTATAAAAGACTCCATCATTTAGTTTTGGCAGATTTTGTAAGTTAAATTTCTTAATTATTGCAAGTGGCCTTAGGTCAAATATCTGATTAATGATACTTCCTAGTTCACTATCTTTTATTTTCCCTGTACCAAAAGTTGAAACACTTATTGAAATTGGTTTTGCAACACCAATTGCATAAGAAACCTGCACTTCACATTGCTTCGCAAGTCCTGCACTTACAACATTTTTTGCAATGTATCTTGCAGCATAAGATGCGGATCTGTCTACTTTTGTAGGATCTTTCCCTGAGAATGCTCCACCTCCATGACGTGCATAACCACCGTAAGTGTCAACAATTATTTTTCTTCCAGTAAGTCCTGCATCACCTTGTGGGCCACCTATTACAAAACGTCCTGAAGGATTTATAAGATATTTTGTTTCACTATCAATTAAGTGTCCAAGTTGTTCAACAACAGGTCTAATTACAAACTCTTTCATATCAGCTTCGATATATTTTTGAAGATCAAAATTATCTGTCTTTCCATTTATTTTTGCAGCATGTTGAGTTGAAATTACAAGAGTATCTATTCTTTTGGGGACTCCTTTTTCATCATATTCAATTGTTACTTGTGTCTTTCCATCAGGTCTTAAATAAGGTAAAACACCTTGCTTTCTAATTTGAGAAAGTTTTAATGCAAGCCTTTGAGCAAGACTAATTGGAAGAGGCATTAACTCTGGTGTTTCATCACAAGCAAAACCAAACATTAAACCTTGATCTCCTGCACCAAGTTTATCAATTTGGTCACTTGAATCCTCATCTCTGTGCTCTTTTGCAGTAGATACTCCTTGTGCAATATCAGGTGACTGGCCTTTTACACAAACCATAACCCCACATGTATGCGCATCAAAGCCACCAGCATCTGGTCCAGCATAACCAATTTCTTCAATTGTTTTTCTTGCAATTGACTCATAATCAAGTCTTGTTTTAGAGGTAATTTCACCACCAATAACTACAAGTCCTGTAGTAGCAAAAGTCTCGCATGCAACCCTGCTTTTAGGATCTCCCGTTAAAGCTGCATCAAGTACTGCATCTGAAATTTGATCACAAAGTTTGTCTGGATGTCCTTCAGTAACAGACTCTGATGTAAATAATTGTTTTGCCATTTTTTATCTCCTTTAATACTCCTACATATAATACCCGAAATCTTACTAAAATTAAACATTGCTAAAGTCATTTCTCCCTTGTAACCTTGTAACCTTGCAACCTTCTTGTAGAATTAACTTATGCCTGTTAGAACTTTTGATAAATATTTGGGATTAAAGCTAGTTAGTAGAAAAAAAGGTTATTACAAAGTTAAATTAGCTTTAAAACCAGAGCACCTAAATAATGGAGGAATTGCACATGGTGGAATGCTAGCTACTTTATTTGATGTTGTTCTTGCTGGTGCAATAAATACTGTAATGGACAAAAAAGAATTTTGTGTTACTGCAAATTTAAATATTGATTATGTAAATCCAGCTTTCCCTGGAGAACTTTATGCAAAAGCTAAAGTAACTAAAAGAGGTAATACCTTAGCATTTGTAGAAGGAGTAATTGAAACTGAAAACAGAGTACTAATTGCAAAAGCAAATGGCATTTGGGTAATTAAATCAAAACCAATTAAAGGAACTAAAAAAATTAAAAGGATGGAGTAACAGCACCAGTTTGTTTTTTAATCCATTCCTCTAGTTTTTCTTTACTAGGAATTAAAACTTGTTTTGATTCAGTTGGTATGATTAAACTTTCATCTCGCAACTCACTAAAAGCTCTATTTACAGTTTCACGTGCTGAGTCAGACATTTTTGCAATGTCAGTTTGGCTAAGTTTTGGTAAGAGCAAACCTTCCTTTGTCATTTTTCCATGTTCATTTGCAATTAATATAAGTGCTCTTGCAACCCTTGCACTTGCTGGTAGAGAAACACTGCTTAATCTGTGATTTATAAGTCTGAGTCTTCTACAAAATTCCCTACTTAAGGATAAGTGAACCTGAGGATAATTTTGCAGGATCTCTAAAAAATCTTTTTGAGAAAACATTAAAACTTCTACTTCTTCATTTCCGCTTACTACATCTGCTGATCTTGGTTCAGAATCAATAGCAGATATTTCTCCAAAAAAATCTCCTGGTTCTAGATATGCTAAAACTTTTTCACGCATTGAAGAATCAACTGCTTTTACTATAACTTTTCCTTGACTAATTACATAAAATGAATGCTCTTCATCTTCAGTCATAATGATAGAAGAACCTGATGGATATTTTTTTCTAGTACACATGAGTGCAATCTCTTCAAGTTCAGCAGGTCCTAAATCTTGAAATAAAGAAACCTGAGCTATTTTATTCATTACTGAGGAAGAAGTTGTCATTTTTTTATTTTTATAACCCCTTTTTTCTTTTTTTCAAAAGCTACTTTAAGCCAAGGCTCAGATTCAATTGCAAGTCTAACCATTTCACGACATACCATTTGAGTTTCACCTTGTGGCCTGCCAGTATCACCATGCACACGCACATGATTTAAATGTATCAGTGCAGCAAGTGAACAAGTACAAATCATTCTAGTCGATATTGCAGAAGGAAGTACATATCTAGCTAACTCTGCTGATTCTCTTTTACCCAATCCTCTTAATCTATACTCCTTATACAAAGACATATACTGATTGTGAGCATTTTCCATTAATTTTTTAAAAGCATTATTATCTACACCTTCAGGTGTTATATATCTAAAACCACTTTCATAAGGAACATACCTTTGAGATTCTTGATCAATAGTCACTCCAACTTGATGCCTTACAAGTTGATGACTAACAACACGTGAACAAACTATTACATAACTAAAGTTTACATGGCTGTATGTAGTTCTGTGTCCACGCTCAATCAAACCTAGGATAAGTCCAGTTCTTTTTTCATCTGGTGTTTCTTTCCATTCTTGTTCCAACTCTGGCATACTTTTAATTGAATAACAAATTCTAGCTGCTCGCCAGATTAAATATTTTAAATTTGGACTGTGCTCAATTAATTCAACTGTTGGCACAATTGGTTCAATGATTCTTTTAGCAATGTTGTTATTAATTTCTTTTTCTATTTCTTCTTTTGATTTTTTAGCGGGCATGTTTTTTATTTTCTGGTTGACAGATCATATTTTAAAATAAATTTAGATCTTGTGTGTTAAGGCATTGTATAATAAAAAATTATGTCGAATTTATTAAAAGATAAAGTTGCAGTAATAACAGGTGCAGGTCGTGGTATTGGACAAGCAACAGCAATTTTATTTGCAAAAGAAGGAGCAAATGTTTTTGTTACTGACATTGATAAAAAACCTCTTGAGGAAACAATTTCAATGATTAAATCAACAGGTGGCATTGTATCGGGTATACAAGGAGATGTAACCAAAAAAGAAGATTGCGAACGAATAATGAAAAATGTGTCTCTATCTTCCATTGATATTCTTGCTAACATTGCAGGAATTACTCGTGACAGAGTTGTTCAAAAAATGACTTTAGAAGATTGGAACTTTATTATAAATGTAAATTTAACAGGCACATTTAATTGTATTCAAGCGGCAGAACCTTATATGCGTAAGCCTGCAAAAGAAGAACAACAAAAATCAGGCCAAGCAAAAACAAGATCAATAATCAATGTTTCATCTACTTCTGGAACTGGTGGAAATGCAGGACAGGCCAATTATGCAGCAAGCAAGGCAGGAATAATTGGTCTAACAAAAACAATAGCAAAAGAGTGGGCAAGGTTTAATATTACGTGTAATGCAGTTGCACCAGGTTTTATTGAAACAAGACTTACTCAAGCAAAAAAAGAAGGAGAAGATTTTGGAATTCCTGAAGAACAAAAACTATTAATTAGTATGTTACACCAACAAACAGGACTTGCAAGAGAGTTAGGAAAAGTAGAAGATGTTGCAAAAGTAATTTTGTTTTTTGCTTCTGATTTATCAGCTTATGTTACTGGCCAGGTTCTTACAGTAGCAGGCGGAATGATAGGAACGATTTAAAAAAAAGCTTAGATCAAAAAATGAAAAACGCTTTCGGGAAAAAATAAAACTTTAAAATAAATCTATCAGTTCTTCCTCTGCAGTTTTTCCTCCTACACTTGAGGGGACTTGAATTGTTTTAATCTGAGTACTTTTATCTATCTCAATAAGTGCCTTGTCAGGTGGGAGTTCTGGAAGTTTTGTAATTTGAGAAACCTCAGTAGGTGCAGTCTCTTGAGAAGTTGTAACAGCTTCTCCTGAAACCGTAGTTGGTTCTGCAGCTGTTTGTACAACTCCTGCAAGATTAATTGGAGTACTTGAAATCATTACAGTTCCAGGCTTAGTAGTAAAAGGCACACTTAACAAAGTTTGTTTTATTGATCTTGGATCATAGTTTATTTTTCCTACAGCATTGCTTGTAATTTGGATTTGACGATTTGGTTCATTGTCTACAACAAGAGCACCATTTATATTTATGCTTCCTGCAATCATTGCATTTCCATGAATATAAACAATTCCATTAAAGTCAATTGGATTTTTACTATCACTGTTAAATTCCACATCCCCAACTGGTCTTCCTTGATTGTCTCCTCTTGTATCAATAATTAAAATTCCTTTGCCTGCAAGTACATTACCAGCATCATAGACTGGAGTCCCCTCAATGTAAGTTAGTCCCATGAATGATATAGGTAAATCATCTTCATCTTTTGGTATGTTTGTATCATCAGTATAAAAATCAGCAAGCTCAGCAAATTGATCTAGATTTGATTTGAAAATATTAGAAAATCTCCCGGCATTTGGAACACTTAAAACAAATCCTTGTGGTGATGTGTGTTTTTCATCTTCACTTTCTGAAACTTTTTCTTTTGAAATGACTGGCGGATTAAATTGAACAGCTATATCTCCTTCGTAATGAAAGTCCATTAAACCAGGTGAAAAAAGTTCTATTGTGTTTCTGTCAAGTTTATTAACTAAGGCATAGTCAAGATCAGTAACTCTGTCTCCTTCTTTGTATACAGCAACTAGTGAACCTACGTTAAATCCAAGCTCAATGGGAGATTTTAAAATATTTTGTGCCTCAGCTCCTCTTGCTTGAGAAGGCTGGACTTCAATAGGCACCTCTGGTTCTTCTGGTGGTCCTTCAACAGTAAGCAAGGTATTGGATAAGTAAGTAGGCTCAGTAAGTTTTGTCATAGCTGTAGTCAAACCAGCAATTTGAAATCCACCACCATCAAATGAAACTCCACCGTTTGTAATAACTGCTCCTTGGACATTTGGTATTTCTCTATGAATAACTTCGCTTACTGTTTTTGTAATTTTTCCTATCATTGTAGAAGTTTCTAGAAGCCATGTGGTTTCTAAATCGACATTTGCAAAAGGGCTTAGTTTTTTGCTTTCAGAAATTTCCTCTTCTTTACCTTCCATATCTGTGTCATCCCCTAAGTCATCTTTATCTTTTTGTTCTTGTACAGCTTGTTGTGTTCCCTCTTTTTCATCAATTAAAGGTAAAAGATTTTCTACAACTCTAATATTTAAAAGTGTCAGTGCTGATGAAAAGATTGCAGTGTTTAGTGAATATTCTTCTTGTTTTTCACTAGGAGGAAGAACATTAAATAACCAAGCATTTGACAACCCTCCTTCAGTTGCAATTGCAATTGAATGTACACCCACTTCTGCTTTTTTATCAATATCTAAACTAACAGTAATTTCTTTATCATTTTGATCTTTTACTTTTGGAATTATTCCTACTGCATCTGGTATAGCAACAGGCTCGTTCTTTTTTAAATAGAGATCACTTCCATAAATCATAATAATTAAGTGTCTTGTACCAGCTTTAGTTTCTACAAGCTGATTACCATCGCTTAACTTAACCTCAGTAACTGTTGGTCTGGTACTACTATCGTAAGTTGGTGTAATATAAAACTCTGCCTGAGTACTGTTTAAATAAAAACGAGTAAGACCAGGCATTACATCCATCCCTACAAAATAATATATAGTTGGACCTGATTTAATATCTTCAACATAAATATCTTTGTTAGTAAATCTAGCCTCTGCATTGTATGGAATGTTTTGTCCATTTACAACAAAGGCACCTTTGTTATTTGCTTCACTGTAATTAGGTGATAAGGACTTAATTATTGGAATTGGTAGTTTTGCCTTTGTTAATTGCTTTTCATCAGGTACAATTTCACTTAACATCAAATCAATTTTTTCATCTTTAAATACTAAAATTTTTGTACCTTTATTTAAAACTGTTCCTCTTGGAATTTCTATACTCCCAATCATTTCAACATTTGCTTCAGGCCTTAAGCCAAGAGGCTGAGTTTCGGGTGTTTGTACTTCTGTACTTTGTTCACTAATTTCTTCTTCTGGTGGTTCTCTAAATGTAATAAATCTTGAGATTTTTAATATTTCATCTGCATAGTATTCATCAAATTCTTCAGTCTCTTCATTAAACTCATCTTCTGCAAGTGCTTCTTCCTCTTCTTCATCTAGCTCCTCTTCATCTAATCCTTCTTCTTCCTTAGCACTCTTAAGTTTTTCTTCCTGACTTGGTGAAGGTTGGATCTTTGACTTTGTATTTAGTCTTGCTTTTATTCTTTCATTAATCCCTTCAGATATTGCAATGGCTTGAATGCTTTGTAAGCTTGATTGCATTTGATTAAGATTTACTGAGACAAATAAATATGACACACTTACAAGTGCTGAAAATATAAAAGTTAAGATTAATGCAAATGGTAAAGTTAAGCCATATTGACTTCTGCCCATAAATTTCTTATAGCACAAAACGTTGTTTTGTGTTTACTTCTTTGCAAGCTGATTAGTCCATTGAGTCCCATCTTCAAATATTACTCTTGCAATTCTTACTGTGTATAACTCTCCTTCTCTCTTAGAATCAAGTTCGTTGTATTCAACAGTTCTTGTTTCATAAGGAATCATTGGTTTTGAAACCTTGACCTCTTTTGCTATTGTTAATGATTCAGTAAAAGGTATTTTTCTTTCCCAGACTATTAGAATTGAGTTTATTATTTTAGGAGTTTGGTTCTGAATTTTTAGCTCATATTTAAATTCAACATTTCTAATTTTAAGGAATTGGCTTTTAGCATTTAAAACTTTTGCTTCACTAATGTAAACAGGATCATTTTTACCTGTTGTTACTTCCACAAATCTTTTTAACCTTTTAGTTTTGATTATTTGTGCGTTGCGCTCTCCTGTTGTCTTTCTAGCATATACATAGTTTTCTTTTTCAATTTTTAATAGTTTCTTACTTAGTTCTTTCTCTTTAGCTTTATCTTGTTTAAGTTTTTCCCTAGCTTCTTTTTTTTCCTGTAACCTTTTTTCTCTGGCTGCTTTTCTTTCTTGAAACCTTTTTTCTCTAGCTGCTTTTCTTTCCTGCAACTCTCTCTCTCTAGCTTCTTTCCTCTCCTTGATTTGCCTTTCTCTAAGTTCTGTTCTTTCTTTCCTTTGTCTTTCCTCAAGTGATTTTGTTCTATCTTCCTGAGATCTAATTATCTGTGGAGGAAGCATTGGTTGCGATGGTCTAAGAGGAGCTTCTTCTTGAGGTAGTGGTTGTACTTCCTGTGAGAATGATGTAAGTATAAACACTAAGCTAAGAAAGCAAATTCCAATTAAGAAAGTAAAAAAATTATTTTTCCCTAGCATGTTTTTATCCACTTGGCAGTGATGTACTTTCTTGTTCATTATCTTTTGCTGTAACATTTTCTTCGGGTATATTTCTTATTGTTGGAGTAATTAAGACAATAAGTTCACTTTGACTTTTTTGTCTGTTCCTGTTATTTATATAATCTCCAATATATGGCAACTTGGTTAAAAATGGTAATCCTAACCTGTCAACAGAATTGTTGTCTATAATTAAGCCACCAATTGCAACAGTCTCTCCATCACGTACTTGGACATCTGCATTAATTCTTCTTCGTGTAGTAGTAGCAGGTACAGTAACACCATTTTGAGTAGTAGTTCCAGAGTTATCTGATACTTCAATTTGTATTTTAGCTGTAATTAAACCTCCTGCACCAACAATTGGTGTTATGCTTAGTGCAGTTCCTGCAGTAATTCTTTGTAATTGTTGTGTAGCAACAACACCAATTTGTTGTCCTTGTCCAGTTGCTGCACCTAAGACTAAGTTTGTATCTTGATCAATATTTATCATTGCTGTTCTTCCTGATAACGAAACAAGTTTTGGATAAGCTCTAACTTGAGCAAGCCCTGCTCTTTCAAGATAACTGATTTGCCTGTTAAATACTCTCCAATTATCCAAAGAGAAATCAAAGACAGTTACTGACGGAACCCTTTGTTGAGTACCCATTGAATTGGTAAGGAAGTGACTAAAGTTTCCAAGTGCTATGCCAGTATCTTTAAATATCTTTAAATCTTCTGAAGCTCTTCTTTGTACTTCAATTAATTTAAGCTCTAATTCTACTTGAGGTAATGGTTTATCTATTCTTAAAAGAAATTCTTCAATCCTTTTTAAATCATTTGGTGATCCATCTGCAATAATTGAGTTTTGATCATTGCTTATTCTTACGTTTGTTCTTACTTCAACAGGAAGGAGTGCTTGAACATCCATTGCTTCAAGATTCATAAGAGGAAACATTTTACTTTCTTGTCCTACTGTAAAGTTTTTATTCAACCTGTTGTAAATTAAATATGTTTCACCTCTGTCTCCAACAGCAGTGTAGTCAAAAGAAGTACCACTTAAAACAAGCCTTAAAGCTTCTTCAATATTTACATCTCTTACACGAAGACTTACACGCTCTGTAGGTGTAGCAGATAAAACAATATCAATTCCATATTTATTTGCTAGATCTTTTAAAAGTGTTGCCAGATCCTGATTGTCATATGAAATATCTGCTCTTCGTTCTAAGATTGGAAGATCTTTATCAACTGCTGTAGCACCTAATCCAAAAATCATAATTGGATTAGCTGAGCCAGTTTTCATGATGGTATAGCTGTTTCCAGTCGTTGAGTAATTTACCATTGCAGCATCAATAAGACTAAAGAAGGCTTCTTCAAAGGCTTGTTCTTGAATCTCAATAACAGCAATTGTCTCATCATCCCTAATATCACTACCTACTGAAATACTCTTCCCACTAATTCTTGCCAGTGTTGCAAATGCATCCTTTACAGAAACATTTCTTGCAGAGAATGTAATTAGCTCATCTTCACTTGGCTTTTTTGAAGTGGTTCGTGATTTTGTTCTTTGTTTTGGATTTAATATATCTTTTGCAAGCTCAGTTTCTACTGTTGGTTCAATTTTATTTTTTAGTTCTTGCGATCTGGTGGTTAGTTGACTACAATAAAAGCTAAGTACAAATATAATTCCAAAAATAAAAGAATATTTTATTATCTTTTTCATAAATTATCTTTATGCAAACAATTTGATAGACAACCCAATTACACTAAGGTTCCTTATACATTATTGAATTGATTTTTTATCTTGAACGATTATCTTGATACTAGGATGATTTACGTTTGTGTTCACCTTTAATTTTTTCTATTATATCTTTAACTTGTTCATCTGAAAGTCCACTTGATGTTCCACTGCCTTCTTCTTGATTGGCTTCTTTAAAATCACCTTTTACTACTGAAAAGTTTGATGTCAACCATGGTGTTGGTGGTATTGGTTTAGGTGCATCTTCTTCAACATCTTTTTCAGTATAAGGATTGTATCTGTTTATTATAGGATCAGGATTTTTTTCTAATTTTTCCATTTCAGTTTGAATTGTTTTGTTGTGCTGGACAGTTGATGTATGTTTTAATATTTGTTTTTCTTCTTTGATATTTGCACTTGCTGGAATTACAGTTGCAGATTCAACTATTGAAGCACTAGTACCAGCAATGCTTGCAGGTTTTCTAGGATCTATTACTTTTGTTGGTTGAGGAGTACGGACTAATTGCTCTTTTGGCATTGCTCCAATTATTCTTGCATCTGGTGGAGGCTGTAATTCTTTTACTTTTGTTACAACACTTACAATAGGTTGCTTCCTGGCTTCTTCCCTTAGCCTTCTTGCTTCCTGGGCTGCTTGTCTTGCAGCTTCCCTTGCTTGTATAAGTGCTAACTTAGCAGCTTCTTTTGCATTTTTTAATCTTTCCTTTTCTTGTTGCTTTTCAAGCCTTACTCTTTGCTTTTCAGATCTGATTCTTTCTTTTTCAGCACGTTTTTCAGATCTAATTCTTTCTTTTTCTTGACGTACTAACTGACGTAGTCTTTCTTTTTCTTTCTTAAGTCTTTCTCGTTCTTTCTTAAGAAGTTTCCTTTCAATGAGCTTAACTTTTCTTAGCCTTTGCTTTAGCTTTTCTCTGGCTTTTCTTTCTCTTTCTTTTTGTTTTCTTTTTAAGAACTTTAACTTCAAAGCTTTCTTTATTCTTAACTTTCTCAGCTTTTCTATTTTTGCTCTAAGTTTTTTTCTTTTCTTTTCTCGTTCTGCTCTGAGTTTAATTAGTTTTTTTAATTGTTGTAGTTTTTTAGTTTTAGTCCTCTTATTTTTTATCTTCTGTTTTTTAAGTTTTGATTTTAAAAATTTTAGTTTCTTTACAGATTTCTTGCCTCGCTTGCGTAGTTTTACTTTTCGTACTTTAACAAACAAAGACTTTGTTTTTTTAGTTTTAACTTTAGATTTTTTAGAATTTTTGCCAGCTCCAAAATCTATTGTTAAACCACTGTATAATTTTTTCCTCTCAAGCTCACAGTCACGACAAGAACCTGGTCTATAGTCGACTATGTTATTTGCCTTTAATATAACTCCACAAACCTTGCAGTAATCCACCATGTATTTACTTAACTTTTTGTTCTCCATTAATAGTATAAAGTAAGAATGCTCATCTGGCCAAGTAATTAGAACAAAGATATCTACTATTGATCCTTTGATTCTCTGGAATGGGCCCGTCGCTTAATGGTAAAGCACTTCGTTCGCAACGAAGAGAGTAGGAGTTCGATTCTCCTTGGGTCCAATCCTTTAATTTTCTTTAATGAGTTTTAATAAATCTTTTCGGACATCGATGTTGTTTCGTAGCTTATAAATGCCCCTTGCTTCTATTTGTCTAACCCTTTCAACACTAATACCTAAAATGTTTGCTATTTCATCTAAGCTTCTTTCTTTATTTGTAATCCTCTCTTCGTTTATCCTGTATCTTAGCTTTATAACCTCTTTTTCTCTGCTGGTTAAAAGTTCTTCAATTGCTTTGTCAACTACACCTGATAGTAGTTTTTGATCAGATATCTCTTCAGGTAACCGAGTAGAATCTTCTTTTT
This DNA window, taken from Candidatus Melainabacteria bacterium, encodes the following:
- a CDS encoding PaaI family thioesterase gives rise to the protein MPVRTFDKYLGLKLVSRKKGYYKVKLALKPEHLNNGGIAHGGMLATLFDVVLAGAINTVMDKKEFCVTANLNIDYVNPAFPGELYAKAKVTKRGNTLAFVEGVIETENRVLIAKANGIWVIKSKPIKGTKKIKRME
- a CDS encoding methionine adenosyltransferase produces the protein MAKQLFTSESVTEGHPDKLCDQISDAVLDAALTGDPKSRVACETFATTGLVVIGGEITSKTRLDYESIARKTIEEIGYAGPDAGGFDAHTCGVMVCVKGQSPDIAQGVSTAKEHRDEDSSDQIDKLGAGDQGLMFGFACDETPELMPLPISLAQRLALKLSQIRKQGVLPYLRPDGKTQVTIEYDEKGVPKRIDTLVISTQHAAKINGKTDNFDLQKYIEADMKEFVIRPVVEQLGHLIDSETKYLINPSGRFVIGGPQGDAGLTGRKIIVDTYGGYARHGGGAFSGKDPTKVDRSASYAARYIAKNVVSAGLAKQCEVQVSYAIGVAKPISISVSTFGTGKIKDSELGSIINQIFDLRPLAIIKKFNLQNLPKLNDGVFYRSIASYGHFGRSDLKLPWEELDKVKELQKAANGAWAVA
- a CDS encoding Crp/Fnr family transcriptional regulator, which codes for MTTSSSVMNKIAQVSLFQDLGPAELEEIALMCTRKKYPSGSSIIMTEDEEHSFYVISQGKVIVKAVDSSMREKVLAYLEPGDFFGEISAIDSEPRSADVVSGNEEVEVLMFSQKDFLEILQNYPQVHLSLSREFCRRLRLINHRLSSVSLPASARVARALILIANEHGKMTKEGLLLPKLSQTDIAKMSDSARETVNRAFSELRDESLIIPTESKQVLIPSKEKLEEWIKKQTGAVTPSF
- a CDS encoding SDR family oxidoreductase, with translation MSNLLKDKVAVITGAGRGIGQATAILFAKEGANVFVTDIDKKPLEETISMIKSTGGIVSGIQGDVTKKEDCERIMKNVSLSSIDILANIAGITRDRVVQKMTLEDWNFIINVNLTGTFNCIQAAEPYMRKPAKEEQQKSGQAKTRSIINVSSTSGTGGNAGQANYAASKAGIIGLTKTIAKEWARFNITCNAVAPGFIETRLTQAKKEGEDFGIPEEQKLLISMLHQQTGLARELGKVEDVAKVILFFASDLSAYVTGQVLTVAGGMIGTI
- the thyX gene encoding FAD-dependent thymidylate synthase, encoding MPAKKSKEEIEKEINNNIAKRIIEPIVPTVELIEHSPNLKYLIWRAARICYSIKSMPELEQEWKETPDEKRTGLILGLIERGHRTTYSHVNFSYVIVCSRVVSHQLVRHQVGVTIDQESQRYVPYESGFRYITPEGVDNNAFKKLMENAHNQYMSLYKEYRLRGLGKRESAELARYVLPSAISTRMICTCSLAALIHLNHVRVHGDTGRPQGETQMVCREMVRLAIESEPWLKVAFEKKKKGVIKIKK